The Terriglobales bacterium genome contains a region encoding:
- the argB gene encoding acetylglutamate kinase — protein sequence MVKIGGTLIDDPVAIDRCARCVASMAQAGQQVAVVHGGGKALTRLLERLGKKSEFVHGLRVTDAETRDAALMVLAGGINKKLVGALGKLEQPAVGMCGGDGLSFRARKRENGAVDLGFVGEISSVNPQWLNAIWEAGAVPVIASLALGADGEYYNINADQMAAACAVACGAARLAFLTDVGGVMNADQSVIRTLPANEITALRDAGIVRGGMLPKLEACQRALAGGVVSVHILPGAEMEALSGLARGAIQVGTELVT from the coding sequence GTGGTTAAGATTGGCGGCACGCTGATCGATGACCCCGTTGCCATTGACCGCTGCGCCCGGTGCGTTGCGAGCATGGCTCAGGCGGGCCAGCAGGTTGCCGTCGTTCACGGCGGCGGCAAGGCGCTGACACGGCTTCTGGAGCGGTTGGGCAAGAAGAGCGAATTTGTTCACGGTTTGCGCGTCACCGATGCCGAAACGCGGGATGCGGCGTTAATGGTCTTGGCTGGCGGGATCAATAAGAAGCTGGTTGGCGCTCTCGGCAAGCTGGAGCAGCCGGCGGTCGGGATGTGCGGTGGAGACGGTCTCAGCTTTCGTGCGCGCAAGCGGGAGAACGGCGCTGTTGACCTCGGATTCGTGGGCGAGATTTCGTCGGTTAATCCGCAGTGGTTGAACGCGATCTGGGAAGCCGGTGCGGTGCCGGTGATCGCCAGCCTGGCGCTGGGCGCCGACGGCGAGTATTACAACATCAATGCCGACCAGATGGCGGCTGCCTGCGCCGTCGCCTGCGGCGCTGCCCGGCTGGCATTTCTGACCGATGTGGGTGGCGTGATGAATGCCGACCAGTCGGTGATCCGCACCCTGCCGGCAAATGAAATCACGGCGCTGCGCGATGCCGGGATCGTCCGCGGTGGGATGCTGCCGAAACTGGAAGCATGCCAGCGCGCGCTGGCCGGCGGCGTTGTTTCGGTGCACATTCTGCCGGGGGCGGAGATGGAAGCGTTGAGCGGGCTTGCGCGGGGTGCAATCCAGGTGGGAACGGAGTTGGTAACGTGA